A window of Candidatus Aegiribacteria sp. genomic DNA:
CCGCCCTCTGCAACGGATGAGAGGAGTTTAGTAAGCATTTCCATCTATAGTGTAGTTTGGTGATTCTTTAGTAATCATCACATCATGAGCATGACTTTCTCTTAGTCCTGCTGAAGTAATTTTAACAAATAATGCCTTACCGGGGAGATCAGCCACAGCAGAACATCCTATGTAGCCCATGCCCTGTCTTAAACCACCGGTGAGCTGGTTCAGATAGTCGATCAGTGGCCCTTTGAAAGGAACCATTCCTTCAATTCCTTCGGGAACAAGTTTCTTCAGAGGTCTTTCGCTCTGAAAATACCTGTCAGCACTTCCCTGTTTCATAGCTCCTATAGAACCCATACCACGATAAACCTTGAACTTCCTGCCCTTGTATATTGTAGTCTCACCGGGGCTTTCCGAAATACCGGCAAGGAGGCTTCCAATCATCACAGACGATGCTCCAACAGCAAGAGCCTTAACAATATCCCCGGAATACTTAATACCTCCATCAGCTATAACAGGTGCATCATACTCCGCAGCAGCTGAAGCACATTCAGAAACGGCTGATGCCTGTGGACATCCCACACCGGCAATAACTCTGGTGGTGCATATCGATCCTGGACCAACACCAACTTTAACCCCGTCCGCTCCCGCTTCAAGGAGGTCTTTTGTTGCTTCAGACGTAACAACATTACCGGCAACAATTGAGACTTTCGGGAATTCTTTCCGAAGCAATGAAACCGAATCAACTACCCGGGTTGAATGACCATGGGCTGTATCGATGAACAGGCAGTCAACACCTGCTTCCACTAATATCTCTGCTCGTTTAACTGCATCCATCCCCACACCTATGGCCGCGCCCACTCTGAGACGACCAGAAGAATCCTTGCATGCGTTCGG
This region includes:
- the guaB gene encoding IMP dehydrogenase; amino-acid sequence: MNLSNIREALTYDDILILPGRSSILPSEVDLTTKLTRGITLNIPILSAAMDTVTEADMAIALAQEGGLGVIHKNLSPVSQAEHVRRVKRAESGVIVDPVTLEIDSVIGDALELSHIHGVSGFPVMNGDRLAGMLTNRDYQFESDSSTPVSRLMTTVDELITAPPDTNLEEALDLLRKHRLEKLPLVDGELHLMGLITVRDIHNAITFPNACKDSSGRLRVGAAIGVGMDAVKRAEILVEAGVDCLFIDTAHGHSTRVVDSVSLLRKEFPKVSIVAGNVVTSEATKDLLEAGADGVKVGVGPGSICTTRVIAGVGCPQASAVSECASAAAEYDAPVIADGGIKYSGDIVKALAVGASSVMIGSLLAGISESPGETTIYKGRKFKVYRGMGSIGAMKQGSADRYFQSERPLKKLVPEGIEGMVPFKGPLIDYLNQLTGGLRQGMGYIGCSAVADLPGKALFVKITSAGLRESHAHDVMITKESPNYTIDGNAY